CAGCAAACCCACCGCCTGGGCTAAGATGACCGCGAATTGCCAGTTCAATACTTACCAGTGCAGCAATGGTTGCTCCCAGACGCGCCAAAACAATAGAAGGGCGATCGCTAAACTGATAAACTGTTTTGATCGGTTGTTCATCTGCTAAAAGAAAACCCACACCCAAAATTGCGATCGTAAATACTACTACTTCAAAGATTGTGTCATAAAGACGATTGCGAAAAATGATGCCTGAAACTACATTAGATACTCCACTATCTTTTACTATCGATTCAACAATCGAAACTCCGTCCCATTCTGCTGCTGGATTGGGCATAACGAGCATTTTGACGAACAAGGCGATTCCTGCTGCAACATAAAGCCATTTCATTAATGTTTATTCTCCACGTTT
The Coleofasciculaceae cyanobacterium DNA segment above includes these coding regions:
- a CDS encoding Na(+)/H(+) antiporter subunit B — its product is MKWLYVAAGIALFVKMLVMPNPAAEWDGVSIVESIVKDSGVSNVVSGIIFRNRLYDTIFEVVVFTIAILGVGFLLADEQPIKTVYQFSDRPSIVLARLGATIAALVSIELAIRGHLSPGGGFAAGVAGGTAIGLIAITSSSQWMEAIYQKWHAATWEKVSVLIFIVLAIVTLTGWQLPQGELGALFSGGMIPLLNILVALKVALGSWAVILLFIRYRGLL